In Candidatus Marinimicrobia bacterium CG08_land_8_20_14_0_20_45_22, one DNA window encodes the following:
- the murG gene encoding undecaprenyldiphospho-muramoylpentapeptide beta-N-acetylglucosaminyltransferase produces the protein MGNEFNDVALKIIVTGGGTGGHLFPAIALVQELKTRQEEIGKIEFLFIGTRRGIESRILQNAGYDFKPIWIRGFQRGLSFRDIFINFLFPVRLVVSLFQSYFILKKFQPDIAIGTGGFTAGPPLRVASWMKIPFFIHEQNVYPGATTQMLAKHACRIYVSFEETVKKLEGARYFGTPLRRTLKNIPKDQAVRFFELQSNKRTLLIFGGSQGSRAINKHWTEHISEYLEASDFQIIWQTGQSDYEEMKAEFGHLQSVYITPFIHEMGIAYSAADVVVSRAGALTLAELCLYGKPSILIPLPTAAGNHQEMNARNFESAGASIVVLQRDLNTTKLGDQLKTIFQDSEKLNQMAKNALSLARPDSAKLIIDDILDYVEHNL, from the coding sequence ATGGGTAATGAATTTAACGATGTCGCGCTAAAAATCATAGTCACCGGCGGCGGAACCGGCGGGCATCTGTTTCCTGCTATCGCGCTGGTTCAAGAATTGAAAACCCGCCAGGAAGAGATTGGCAAAATTGAATTTTTATTCATTGGCACGCGTCGCGGTATCGAATCACGGATTCTGCAAAATGCCGGATATGACTTTAAGCCAATCTGGATTCGCGGATTTCAACGCGGATTGTCATTCCGGGACATTTTCATCAATTTTCTGTTTCCGGTCAGGTTGGTCGTAAGCCTGTTTCAATCCTATTTTATCTTAAAAAAATTCCAACCGGACATCGCCATCGGCACAGGCGGTTTCACGGCGGGACCGCCGTTGAGAGTCGCTTCTTGGATGAAAATTCCGTTTTTTATTCATGAGCAAAATGTTTATCCGGGTGCGACCACTCAGATGTTGGCTAAACACGCTTGCCGGATTTATGTTTCATTCGAAGAAACGGTAAAAAAACTGGAAGGCGCTCGTTATTTTGGAACACCGCTTCGCCGTACGTTGAAAAACATCCCCAAAGATCAGGCAGTCCGGTTTTTTGAATTGCAATCGAATAAACGCACATTGCTGATTTTTGGCGGAAGTCAGGGATCACGGGCAATTAACAAACATTGGACTGAGCATATTTCTGAATATCTCGAAGCGAGCGACTTTCAGATCATTTGGCAAACCGGACAGAGCGATTATGAAGAAATGAAGGCAGAATTTGGTCATCTGCAATCGGTTTACATTACGCCATTCATTCACGAAATGGGCATTGCTTACTCGGCGGCGGATGTCGTCGTTTCCCGCGCCGGCGCATTGACGCTGGCGGAACTTTGCCTATATGGGAAACCGTCCATTCTTATTCCTTTACCGACCGCGGCGGGAAATCATCAAGAAATGAATGCCAGAAATTTCGAATCGGCAGGCGCCTCAATCGTCGTTCTTCAACGCGATTTGAACACGACGAAACTTGGCGATCAGTTAAAGACTATTTTTCAAGATTCGGAAAAACTAAATCAAATGGCGAAAAATGCTCTTTCGCTGGCTCGACCGGATTCCGCGAAACTAATTATTGACGATATTTTAGATTATGTTGAACACAATCTTTAG